One genomic window of Oleomonas cavernae includes the following:
- a CDS encoding heme ABC transporter permease produces MLTRLANPTRFLRLADAVLPWTGGLTLLAFAVGLVWGLGFAPPDYQQGDTVRIMFVHVPAAWLAMFGYSFMAIASFVALVWKHPLADIAAKSAAPLGAGFCLVALVTGSLWGQPMWGTWWVWDARLTSMLVLFFLYVGYIALWSAIEEPERAAKAAAILAIVGAVNVPIVKFSVDWWSTLHQPASVMRLGGSAIDGSILWPLFINALAFQLYFVTVLLWRMKAELVARRVRALTLGLAAQEG; encoded by the coding sequence ATGCTGACGCGCCTGGCCAACCCGACCCGCTTCCTGCGCCTTGCCGACGCCGTCCTGCCCTGGACCGGCGGGCTGACCCTGCTCGCCTTCGCGGTGGGGCTGGTGTGGGGGCTGGGCTTTGCCCCGCCGGACTACCAGCAGGGCGATACGGTGCGGATCATGTTCGTCCATGTGCCCGCCGCCTGGCTTGCCATGTTCGGCTACAGCTTCATGGCGATCGCCAGCTTCGTCGCCCTGGTGTGGAAGCACCCGCTGGCCGACATCGCGGCCAAGAGCGCCGCGCCCCTGGGCGCCGGCTTCTGCCTGGTCGCCCTGGTCACCGGCTCGCTGTGGGGCCAGCCGATGTGGGGAACCTGGTGGGTGTGGGATGCCAGGCTGACCTCGATGCTGGTGCTGTTCTTCCTCTACGTCGGCTATATTGCCTTGTGGTCGGCGATCGAGGAGCCGGAGCGGGCGGCCAAGGCGGCGGCGATCCTGGCCATTGTCGGCGCCGTCAACGTGCCCATCGTCAAGTTCTCGGTCGACTGGTGGTCGACCCTGCACCAGCCGGCCTCGGTCATGCGCCTGGGCGGTTCGGCCATCGACGGCTCGATCCTGTGGCCCCTGTTCATCAATGCCCTGGCCTTCCAGCTCTACTTCGTCACCGTCCTGCTGTGGCGGATGAAGGCCGAGCTGGTGGCCCGCCGCGTCCGCGCCCTGACCCTGGGCCTGGCGGCGCAGGAAGGCTGA
- the mtaB gene encoding tRNA (N(6)-L-threonylcarbamoyladenosine(37)-C(2))-methylthiotransferase MtaB, which produces MTAGIEVITFGCRLNAYESEVMKRHAQAAGLNHTVIVNTCAVTAEAVRQARKAIRRARREQPGARILVTGCAAQIEPERFARMAEVDQVIGNIEKMDAASFSIGNTEKVRVADIMAVRETAGHLAEGFGSRARAYVQVQNGCDHRCTFCIIPYGRGPSRSVPLGAVVAEVRRLVEAGCGEVVLTGVDLTSYGDDLPGRPSLGQLSRRLLKAVPELPRLRISSIDAAEADDDLIATLSEEPRLMPHLHLSLQAGNDLILKRMKRRHSRADAVRFAARLRAARPDIVLGADFIAGFPTEDEAAFQDTLALVDEVGLTYLHVFPFSARPGTPAAKMPQVAPMVARERADRLRARGEQGLHRFLDSRLGLRESAVVENGDLARTEHFAALRLPAPGIAGEIVKVTVGARAGAELIAA; this is translated from the coding sequence ATGACCGCCGGGATCGAGGTCATTACCTTCGGTTGCCGCCTCAACGCCTATGAATCCGAGGTGATGAAGCGCCACGCCCAGGCGGCCGGCCTCAACCATACCGTCATCGTCAATACCTGTGCCGTTACGGCCGAGGCGGTGCGCCAGGCCCGCAAGGCGATCCGCCGGGCACGGCGCGAGCAGCCCGGTGCCCGCATCCTGGTCACCGGCTGCGCCGCCCAGATCGAGCCCGAGCGCTTCGCCCGGATGGCCGAGGTCGACCAGGTCATCGGCAATATCGAGAAAATGGATGCCGCGAGTTTCAGTATCGGTAACACCGAGAAGGTCCGCGTCGCCGACATCATGGCCGTGCGCGAGACCGCAGGTCACCTGGCGGAAGGCTTCGGCAGCCGGGCGCGGGCCTATGTCCAGGTCCAGAACGGCTGTGACCATCGCTGTACCTTCTGCATCATTCCTTACGGCCGCGGCCCCTCCCGCTCCGTGCCGCTGGGCGCCGTGGTCGCGGAGGTGCGCCGCCTGGTCGAGGCCGGCTGCGGCGAGGTGGTGCTGACCGGGGTCGACCTCACCTCCTATGGCGACGACCTGCCGGGCCGGCCCAGCCTGGGGCAGTTGAGCCGCCGCCTGCTGAAGGCGGTGCCGGAACTGCCGCGCCTGCGCATCTCGTCGATCGATGCGGCCGAGGCCGACGACGACCTGATCGCAACGTTGAGCGAGGAGCCGCGCCTGATGCCGCACCTCCACCTGTCCCTGCAGGCCGGCAACGACCTGATCCTGAAGCGCATGAAGCGCCGCCATTCACGCGCCGATGCCGTCCGTTTTGCCGCGCGCCTGCGCGCTGCACGGCCCGATATCGTCCTGGGCGCCGATTTCATCGCCGGCTTCCCGACCGAGGACGAAGCGGCGTTCCAGGACACCCTGGCCCTGGTGGACGAGGTCGGCCTCACCTACCTCCATGTCTTCCCCTTCTCGGCGAGGCCCGGCACGCCCGCCGCAAAGATGCCGCAAGTGGCGCCCATGGTGGCCAGGGAGCGCGCCGACCGGCTGCGCGCCAGGGGCGAGCAGGGGCTGCACCGTTTCCTCGACAGCCGCCTGGGCTTGCGCGAATCCGCCGTCGTCGAAAACGGCGACCTGGCCCGGACCGAACATTTCGCCGCCCTGCGCCTGCCTGCACCGGGTATTGCCGGCGAGATCGTCAAAGTTACCGTTGGCGCCCGCGCGGGCGCGGAGTTGATTGCCGCATGA
- the ccmE gene encoding cytochrome c maturation protein CcmE, with protein MTPRKRRRLIFGLAGLACVATAAALVLSSLGDQLVFFLSPTEIVAKAPPPTQRIRIGGLVEQGSVSRSEDGGTVTFRVTDLTTSVPVTYRGMLPALFREGQGVVAEGTRQPDGSVKADQVLAKHDETYMPKEVVEALKASGRWKEGDPIPATAHPGTEGAPKP; from the coding sequence ATGACCCCGCGCAAGCGCCGCCGCCTGATCTTCGGCCTGGCCGGCCTTGCCTGCGTGGCCACCGCCGCGGCCTTGGTGCTGTCGTCCCTGGGCGACCAGCTCGTGTTCTTCCTCTCGCCCACCGAGATCGTCGCCAAGGCGCCGCCGCCGACCCAGCGCATCCGCATCGGCGGCCTGGTCGAGCAGGGCTCGGTCTCGCGCAGCGAGGATGGCGGCACCGTCACCTTCCGCGTTACCGACCTCACCACCAGCGTGCCCGTGACCTACCGCGGCATGCTGCCGGCCCTGTTCCGCGAGGGCCAGGGCGTGGTGGCCGAAGGCACGCGGCAGCCCGACGGCTCGGTCAAGGCCGACCAGGTCCTGGCCAAGCACGACGAGACCTACATGCCCAAGGAAGTGGTCGAGGCCTTGAAGGCGTCCGGCCGCTGGAAGGAAGGCGACCCGATACCGGCCACCGCTCATCCGGGCACCGAGGGAGCGCCCAAGCCATGA
- a CDS encoding septation protein A, with amino-acid sequence MATKAAHKPINPLLRLALEAGPLAVFFFCNARFGIFPATGAFMVATLVALAANWSLERRLPVMPMVSGFFVLIFGGLTLILQDELFIKMKPTIVNSLFAVILFGGLYSGRALLKPLFGAAMQLSDQGWRVLTFRWACFFVLLAGLNEFVWRNFETDTWVDFKVFGIMPLTFAFMLAQMPLIMRHQLPDADQGK; translated from the coding sequence ATGGCCACCAAAGCCGCTCACAAGCCGATCAACCCCCTGCTGCGCCTGGCCCTCGAAGCCGGGCCCCTGGCGGTGTTCTTCTTCTGCAATGCCCGCTTCGGCATCTTCCCGGCCACCGGCGCCTTCATGGTCGCGACCCTCGTCGCCCTGGCCGCCAACTGGTCGCTGGAACGCCGCCTGCCGGTGATGCCCATGGTCTCAGGCTTCTTCGTGCTGATCTTCGGCGGCCTGACCCTGATCCTGCAGGACGAACTCTTCATCAAGATGAAGCCGACCATCGTGAACAGCCTGTTCGCGGTGATCCTGTTCGGCGGCCTCTATAGCGGTCGTGCGCTGCTGAAGCCGCTGTTCGGTGCGGCCATGCAACTGTCCGATCAGGGCTGGCGCGTGCTGACCTTCCGCTGGGCCTGCTTCTTCGTGCTGCTGGCGGGTTTGAACGAATTCGTCTGGCGCAATTTCGAGACCGATACCTGGGTCGACTTCAAGGTCTTCGGCATCATGCCCCTGACCTTCGCCTTCATGCTGGCCCAGATGCCCCTGATCATGCGCCATCAGCTCCCCGACGCCGACCAGGGGAAGTAA
- the ccmI gene encoding c-type cytochrome biogenesis protein CcmI, which yields MMVVAFALVAAAVAILLLRPLLRPGAGQQVLDAERAVYRAQLDELEAERAAGMINDAEAAGARLEIERRLLKTARGQEPSRRLKPSLALALVVALGVPGGAALLYEWLGAAGMPDRPLAERLTTQGQDAEIARLIAELEARMAANPGDPQGWMLLARARAAQGKLIPAAEAYEKIAGLVPDSVQARLAAAELRIAAADGQITPQAKALIDQALALAPQDPSARHFAAYAKFAGGDLAGAVADWQALLPTLAADDPLRNAVIAGLAAAGQPVAPTAPAPTADDMAAAQDMSPAERQAMIEGMVGRLADRLKDNPQDLEGWTRLARAYDVLGRKADAVAAWEKAVALAPGNAELEAGLDAARSRLP from the coding sequence ATGATGGTCGTGGCTTTCGCCCTGGTCGCCGCCGCGGTGGCGATCCTGCTGCTGCGGCCGCTGCTGCGCCCCGGTGCGGGGCAGCAGGTGCTGGATGCCGAGCGGGCGGTCTATCGCGCCCAGTTGGACGAACTCGAGGCGGAACGCGCGGCCGGCATGATCAACGATGCCGAGGCGGCAGGGGCAAGGCTGGAGATCGAGCGGCGCCTGCTCAAGACCGCGCGGGGACAGGAGCCGTCGCGCCGGCTGAAGCCGTCGCTTGCGCTGGCCCTGGTCGTGGCCCTGGGTGTCCCTGGAGGGGCCGCCTTGCTGTACGAATGGCTGGGTGCCGCCGGCATGCCCGATCGGCCCCTGGCCGAGCGCTTGACGACGCAAGGCCAGGATGCCGAGATCGCGCGCCTGATCGCCGAACTGGAAGCCCGCATGGCGGCCAACCCGGGCGATCCCCAGGGCTGGATGCTGCTGGCCCGCGCCCGGGCGGCCCAGGGCAAGCTGATCCCGGCGGCCGAGGCTTACGAGAAGATCGCCGGGCTGGTGCCGGACTCGGTCCAGGCGCGCCTGGCCGCCGCCGAGTTGCGCATCGCGGCCGCCGACGGCCAGATCACGCCGCAAGCCAAGGCCCTGATCGACCAGGCCCTGGCCCTGGCGCCGCAGGATCCCTCGGCCCGGCACTTTGCCGCCTATGCCAAATTCGCCGGGGGTGACCTTGCTGGTGCCGTGGCGGATTGGCAGGCGCTGTTGCCGACGCTGGCGGCCGACGATCCGCTGCGCAACGCGGTGATCGCCGGCCTTGCCGCCGCCGGCCAGCCGGTCGCGCCCACGGCGCCGGCCCCCACCGCCGACGACATGGCCGCGGCCCAGGACATGAGCCCGGCCGAACGCCAGGCCATGATCGAGGGCATGGTCGGCCGCCTCGCCGACCGCCTGAAGGACAACCCGCAGGACCTGGAAGGCTGGACCCGGCTGGCCCGCGCCTATGACGTGCTGGGCCGCAAGGCCGATGCCGTCGCCGCCTGGGAAAAGGCCGTGGCGCTGGCCCCCGGCAATGCCGAGCTCGAGGCCGGCCTCGATGCCGCCCGGTCCCGCCTGCCGTGA
- a CDS encoding DsbE family thiol:disulfide interchange protein: MMAGKYRFLLAALPLAVVLGLSGAFFDRLGKDPSALPSALIGKPVPDFALPGLDEAGPGLAAADLRAGRVTVVNVFASWCAPCRIEHPLLTALTKVPGITLVAIAYKDKPEASKAFLAELGNPYTLIGADVTGRVAIDWGVYGVPETYLVSKTGEIAWKHVGPLTEDVIRGEMLPMAERLLK; encoded by the coding sequence ATGATGGCCGGCAAATACCGCTTCCTGCTCGCCGCCCTGCCGCTGGCCGTCGTGCTGGGCCTGAGCGGCGCCTTCTTCGATCGCCTGGGCAAGGACCCCTCGGCCCTGCCCTCGGCCCTGATCGGCAAGCCCGTGCCCGATTTCGCCCTGCCGGGGCTGGACGAGGCCGGGCCCGGATTGGCCGCCGCCGACCTGCGGGCCGGCCGGGTGACCGTGGTCAATGTCTTCGCCTCGTGGTGCGCGCCCTGCCGGATCGAGCATCCGCTGCTCACCGCCCTGACTAAGGTGCCGGGCATCACCCTGGTCGCCATCGCCTACAAGGACAAGCCGGAGGCCTCGAAGGCGTTCCTGGCGGAACTGGGCAATCCCTACACCCTGATCGGCGCGGACGTGACCGGCCGGGTCGCCATCGATTGGGGCGTCTACGGCGTGCCCGAGACCTATCTCGTCTCCAAGACCGGCGAGATCGCCTGGAAACATGTCGGCCCGCTCACGGAGGACGTGATCCGGGGCGAAATGCTGCCCATGGCCGAAAGGCTGCTGAAGTGA
- a CDS encoding NUDIX hydrolase, which translates to MIPPDPGKGPSHDFHLTVPDGDDHERLVCRTCGFVNYVNPKIVVGSVVTHQGRFLLARRAIDPRLGFWTLPAGFMEVGETVADGARREAREEANAEIVIDALLAVYSIPRISQVQLMHRATLARPDFSPGAESLEVRLFAWDEIPWGEIAFPSVVWALNHWRQVEGQAVFVPFTNPPGETGDRPLAP; encoded by the coding sequence ATGATCCCGCCCGATCCCGGGAAGGGGCCGAGCCACGATTTCCACCTGACCGTGCCTGACGGCGACGACCACGAGCGCCTGGTCTGCCGGACCTGCGGCTTCGTCAACTATGTGAACCCCAAGATCGTGGTGGGTTCGGTCGTCACCCACCAGGGCCGCTTCCTGCTGGCGCGCCGGGCCATCGACCCGCGCCTGGGGTTCTGGACCTTGCCGGCCGGCTTCATGGAGGTGGGCGAGACGGTGGCGGACGGCGCCCGCCGCGAAGCGCGCGAGGAGGCCAACGCCGAGATCGTCATCGACGCCTTGCTGGCGGTCTATTCGATCCCGCGCATTTCACAGGTGCAACTGATGCACCGCGCCACCCTGGCACGGCCGGATTTTTCGCCCGGGGCCGAAAGCCTGGAGGTTCGCCTGTTCGCCTGGGACGAGATCCCCTGGGGCGAGATCGCCTTCCCCTCGGTCGTCTGGGCGCTCAACCATTGGCGCCAGGTCGAAGGCCAGGCAGTCTTTGTGCCCTTTACCAACCCTCCCGGCGAAACCGGCGACCGCCCGCTGGCACCCTGA
- a CDS encoding heme lyase CcmF/NrfE family subunit yields the protein MIAELGHFALILAFLVALVQGTIPLIGAARGHVPSMRLADTAAVLQFALVVGAFAALMHAYVTSDFSVANVFANSHSAKPLLYKITGVWANHEGSLLLWALMLTLFGAMVALFGRNLPDGFRARALAVQGLIGVGFIAFMIFTSNPFARLDPAPLEGEGLNPLLQDPGLAFHPPFLYLGYVGISIAFSFAVAALIEGRVPPSWARWVRPWTLAAWASLTIGISGGSYWAYYELGWGGFWFWDPVENASLMPWLAATALLHSAVVVEKRDTLKSWTILLAIIAFSLSLLGTFLVRSGVLTSVHAFASDPARGLFILAFLLAVTGGALTLYAIRAPALKPGGFFETISREGALVLNNLLLATATATVLLGTLYPLILDVVGGAKVSVGPPYFNATFLPLMAPLVVALGVGPMLSWKRADLGGVLARLKFVALVAVGVPLVILWATGEAPVLSILAFIAAFFLAGGVLVELAERVRLRQLGPLGALRRLLTLPRGAVGMTLAHLGMAVSVFGIAAASGFTEEHLKILAVGDKVLAGGYELTFEGVGEIPGANYTSVQGRFHVTYGGADLGTMLPETRRFTAPPTETTEAAIRPTILGDLYVVVGEPSGRGFATRIYWKPFVMWIWGGGLMMALGGLVSLSDRRLRVGAPKRRPATVPVAAE from the coding sequence ATGATCGCCGAACTGGGCCATTTTGCCCTGATCCTCGCCTTCCTGGTGGCGCTGGTCCAGGGCACCATCCCGCTGATCGGCGCGGCGCGCGGCCACGTGCCCTCGATGCGCCTGGCCGATACCGCGGCGGTGCTGCAGTTCGCCCTGGTGGTCGGCGCCTTCGCCGCCCTGATGCACGCCTATGTGACCTCCGACTTCTCGGTCGCCAACGTCTTCGCCAACAGCCATTCGGCCAAGCCGCTGCTCTACAAGATCACCGGGGTGTGGGCCAACCACGAGGGTTCGCTGCTGCTGTGGGCCCTGATGCTGACCCTGTTCGGCGCCATGGTCGCCCTGTTCGGGCGCAACCTGCCCGATGGCTTCCGCGCCCGTGCCCTGGCCGTGCAGGGGCTGATCGGCGTGGGCTTCATCGCCTTCATGATCTTCACCTCCAATCCCTTCGCCCGCCTCGACCCGGCGCCCCTGGAGGGGGAGGGGCTGAACCCCCTGCTGCAAGACCCCGGCCTGGCCTTCCACCCGCCGTTCCTGTACCTGGGCTACGTCGGCATTTCGATCGCCTTCTCCTTCGCCGTCGCCGCCCTGATCGAGGGGCGCGTGCCGCCCTCCTGGGCGCGCTGGGTGCGGCCCTGGACCCTGGCGGCCTGGGCGTCGCTCACCATCGGCATCAGCGGCGGCTCCTACTGGGCCTATTACGAACTGGGCTGGGGCGGCTTCTGGTTCTGGGATCCGGTCGAGAATGCCTCGCTGATGCCCTGGCTGGCGGCGACCGCGCTGCTCCATTCCGCGGTCGTGGTCGAGAAGCGCGACACGCTGAAATCCTGGACCATCCTGCTCGCCATCATCGCCTTCTCGCTCAGCCTGCTCGGCACCTTCCTGGTGCGCTCGGGCGTGCTGACCTCGGTCCATGCCTTCGCCTCCGATCCCGCGCGCGGCCTGTTCATCCTGGCGTTCCTGCTGGCGGTGACCGGCGGCGCCCTGACGCTCTACGCCATCCGGGCGCCCGCCCTGAAACCTGGTGGGTTCTTCGAGACGATCAGCCGCGAGGGCGCCCTGGTGCTGAACAACCTGCTGCTGGCGACCGCCACGGCGACGGTGCTGCTGGGCACCCTTTATCCGCTGATCCTCGACGTGGTGGGCGGGGCCAAGGTCTCGGTCGGGCCGCCCTATTTCAATGCGACCTTCCTGCCCCTGATGGCGCCGCTGGTGGTGGCCCTGGGTGTCGGGCCGATGCTGTCGTGGAAGCGGGCGGACCTGGGTGGCGTGCTGGCCCGGCTCAAGTTCGTCGCCCTGGTCGCGGTAGGTGTTCCGCTCGTCATCCTGTGGGCCACCGGCGAGGCGCCGGTTCTGTCGATCCTGGCCTTTATCGCTGCCTTCTTTCTGGCCGGCGGCGTGCTGGTCGAACTGGCGGAGCGGGTGCGCCTGCGCCAGTTGGGGCCGCTGGGTGCCCTGCGCCGCCTGCTCACCCTGCCGCGCGGTGCCGTCGGCATGACGCTTGCCCATCTGGGCATGGCCGTTTCGGTCTTCGGCATCGCCGCGGCCTCGGGCTTCACCGAGGAACACCTGAAGATCCTGGCGGTGGGCGACAAGGTGCTGGCGGGCGGCTATGAGCTCACCTTCGAGGGGGTGGGCGAGATCCCGGGGGCGAACTATACCTCGGTGCAGGGCCGCTTCCATGTGACCTATGGCGGGGCCGATTTGGGCACCATGCTGCCCGAGACGCGCCGCTTCACCGCCCCGCCGACGGAAACGACCGAGGCGGCGATCCGGCCGACGATCCTGGGCGATCTCTATGTCGTGGTCGGCGAGCCCAGCGGCCGGGGCTTTGCCACGCGGATCTATTGGAAGCCCTTCGTCATGTGGATCTGGGGCGGCGGCCTGATGATGGCCCTGGGCGGCCTGGTCTCGCTCTCGGACCGGCGGCTGCGCGTCGGCGCGCCCAAGCGCCGGCCGGCGACCGTGCCCGTGGCGGCCGAGTAA
- a CDS encoding cytochrome c-type biogenesis protein codes for MRILPALGLLLALSSAAWAIGVDEPLPDAGLEARAHEISRELRCLVCQNQSIEDSDAPLAADLRRIVRERVVAGDSDEAIKAYLVARYGEWVLLRPPFQPATWVLWLGPFVLLASAVAVIAWRRRRGTLPVEAPAPLSADEAARLADLLDEKPSPGDRA; via the coding sequence GTGAGGATATTGCCCGCGCTGGGCCTGCTGCTGGCGCTCAGTTCCGCCGCCTGGGCGATCGGCGTCGACGAGCCGCTGCCCGACGCAGGCCTGGAGGCGCGGGCCCACGAGATCAGCCGCGAGCTGCGCTGCCTAGTGTGCCAGAACCAGTCGATCGAGGATTCCGACGCCCCCCTGGCCGCCGACCTGCGCCGCATCGTGCGCGAGCGGGTGGTGGCGGGCGACAGCGACGAGGCGATCAAGGCCTATCTGGTGGCCCGCTACGGCGAATGGGTGCTGCTGCGCCCGCCGTTCCAGCCGGCGACCTGGGTGCTGTGGCTGGGACCCTTTGTGTTGCTGGCCTCGGCTGTGGCCGTCATCGCCTGGCGCCGGCGCCGGGGGACGCTGCCCGTGGAGGCCCCGGCACCGCTCAGCGCGGACGAGGCGGCGCGCCTGGCCGACCTGCTGGATGAAAAACCGTCGCCGGGTGACCGGGCATGA
- the ftsY gene encoding signal recognition particle-docking protein FtsY translates to MTDTSEDTGTKKSGWLSRLKAGLSRSSSSLGQSITGLVKKRKLDDESLDELEEALIRADLGVAVAGEVREALSKGRFGREISDEEVKRVLAEEVARVLKYSEKPLVIDKSHRPHVILMVGVNGTGKTTTIGKLASRFKAQGLKVMLAAGDTFRAAAIEQLAVWGERSGVPVITRPAGSDAAGLAFDALEQAKREGYDVLLIDTAGRLQNKEGLMAELTKIDRVIKKLDPTAPHDTIIVLDATTGQNAVNQVDVFERVAKITGVIMTKLDGTARGGVLVAIAKKYWMPIHAIGVGESIDDFQDFNAEAFAKALAGVADTV, encoded by the coding sequence ATGACCGACACCAGCGAAGATACCGGGACCAAGAAGTCCGGCTGGCTCAGCCGGCTGAAGGCCGGGCTGTCGCGCTCGTCCTCGTCGCTGGGCCAGTCGATCACCGGCCTGGTCAAGAAGCGCAAGCTGGACGACGAGTCCCTGGACGAGCTGGAAGAAGCCCTGATCCGCGCCGACCTGGGCGTGGCCGTGGCGGGCGAGGTGCGCGAAGCCCTGTCCAAGGGCCGCTTCGGCCGGGAAATCTCGGACGAGGAGGTCAAGCGCGTGCTGGCCGAGGAGGTCGCCCGCGTCCTGAAATATTCCGAGAAGCCGCTGGTCATCGACAAGTCCCATCGCCCGCACGTCATCTTGATGGTGGGCGTGAACGGCACCGGCAAGACCACCACCATCGGCAAGTTGGCCAGCCGCTTCAAGGCGCAAGGGTTGAAGGTGATGCTGGCCGCCGGCGACACCTTCCGCGCCGCCGCGATCGAGCAGCTTGCCGTGTGGGGCGAACGCTCGGGCGTGCCGGTGATCACCCGCCCCGCCGGGTCGGATGCCGCGGGCCTGGCCTTCGATGCCCTGGAACAGGCCAAGCGCGAGGGCTATGACGTCCTGCTGATCGATACCGCCGGCCGCCTGCAGAACAAGGAAGGCCTGATGGCGGAGCTGACCAAGATCGACCGGGTGATCAAGAAGCTCGACCCGACCGCGCCCCACGACACCATCATCGTGCTGGACGCGACCACCGGGCAGAACGCGGTCAACCAGGTCGACGTGTTCGAGCGGGTGGCCAAGATCACCGGCGTGATCATGACCAAGCTGGACGGCACGGCGCGGGGCGGCGTGCTGGTCGCCATCGCCAAGAAATACTGGATGCCGATCCACGCCATCGGCGTGGGCGAGAGCATCGACGATTTTCAGGACTTCAATGCCGAAGCCTTCGCCAAGGCGCTGGCCGGCGTCGCGGATACGGTGTAA
- the ccmD gene encoding heme exporter protein CcmD, with protein MDRIADFLAMGGYAGFVWPAFAVTFIVVIALAVSSRRALKRAEARLAALEAVRPARRRRAAQPKDAA; from the coding sequence ATGGACCGGATCGCCGACTTCCTCGCCATGGGCGGCTATGCCGGTTTCGTCTGGCCGGCCTTTGCCGTGACCTTCATCGTGGTGATCGCCCTGGCCGTCTCGAGCCGGCGCGCCCTGAAACGGGCCGAGGCGCGGCTGGCGGCCCTGGAAGCGGTCAGGCCCGCCCGCCGGCGCCGGGCCGCACAGCCCAAGGATGCGGCATGA
- a CDS encoding esterase-like activity of phytase family protein: protein MGDSLGSFSSMAVVPGSWKRDGERYTAKLVSLPDRGFNDPDKKFYSDYQGRLVEYDLTFTPYSGPALPAAAESQRQIVLQPTGRGIKLTDFSGAATTGLDPDSHTVTQQGHVLPSPAEGPAAGKVSLDAEAIAFRADGSFYVGDEYTAGIYLFGADGRMKGFIAPPAALLPMSGGVVDYGSNDKPETGRRNNQGMEAVAITPDGTRLIAILQSGTIQDSAGNAGDRNNTRILVYDISADPTPKAPVEHYALQLPIFAGKGDGSPADKAAAQSEVVALDGHRLLVLSRDGNGLGCGCKAPEVYKSVLLVDTKGATNLAGTEFETTPKPISKGRELDAAITPVRIVDLVNMLNTTQLAGFGLNIDNAAAGPLTLSEKWEAMALVPALDEARPNDYFLLVANDNDFQTAKGLMQGVPYDAGLTNDNMILAYRLTLPH from the coding sequence ATGGGCGATTCGCTCGGCTCTTTCTCGTCCATGGCCGTGGTGCCGGGCAGTTGGAAGCGCGATGGAGAGCGTTACACCGCCAAGCTGGTCTCGCTGCCCGACCGCGGCTTCAACGATCCCGACAAGAAATTCTATTCTGACTATCAGGGCCGCCTGGTCGAATACGACCTCACCTTCACGCCCTACAGCGGCCCCGCTTTGCCGGCGGCAGCGGAATCCCAGCGCCAGATCGTGCTGCAGCCGACGGGTCGGGGCATCAAGCTGACCGATTTCTCGGGTGCCGCGACCACCGGCCTCGACCCCGATTCGCACACGGTCACCCAGCAGGGCCATGTCCTGCCCAGCCCGGCCGAGGGCCCGGCGGCCGGCAAGGTCTCGCTCGATGCCGAGGCGATCGCTTTCCGCGCCGACGGCAGCTTCTATGTCGGCGACGAATACACCGCCGGCATCTATCTCTTCGGTGCCGACGGCCGCATGAAGGGCTTCATCGCGCCGCCGGCCGCCCTGCTGCCCATGAGCGGGGGCGTGGTCGACTACGGCTCTAACGACAAGCCCGAGACCGGGCGCCGCAACAACCAGGGCATGGAAGCGGTCGCGATCACGCCCGATGGCACGCGCCTGATCGCCATCCTGCAAAGCGGCACGATCCAGGATTCGGCCGGCAATGCCGGCGACCGCAACAACACCCGCATCCTGGTCTACGACATTTCGGCCGATCCGACCCCCAAGGCGCCGGTCGAGCATTATGCCCTGCAACTGCCCATCTTCGCCGGCAAGGGCGACGGCAGCCCGGCCGACAAGGCGGCGGCGCAAAGCGAGGTCGTGGCCCTCGACGGCCACCGCCTGCTGGTCCTCTCGCGCGACGGCAACGGGCTGGGCTGCGGCTGCAAGGCGCCCGAGGTCTACAAATCGGTCCTGCTGGTCGACACCAAGGGGGCGACCAATCTCGCCGGCACGGAGTTCGAGACCACGCCCAAGCCGATTTCCAAGGGCCGGGAACTCGACGCCGCGATCACGCCGGTGCGCATTGTCGACCTCGTCAACATGCTGAACACCACGCAGCTCGCCGGCTTCGGCCTCAATATCGACAATGCGGCGGCCGGTCCCCTGACCCTGTCGGAGAAGTGGGAGGCGATGGCCCTGGTGCCGGCGCTCGACGAGGCCCGCCCTAACGACTACTTCCTGCTGGTCGCCAACGACAACGATTTCCAGACCGCCAAGGGCCTGATGCAGGGCGTGCCCTATGACGCCGGCCTGACCAACGACAACATGATCCTGGCCTATCGGCTGACCTTGCCGCACTGA